Proteins encoded in a region of the Zea mays cultivar B73 chromosome 2, Zm-B73-REFERENCE-NAM-5.0, whole genome shotgun sequence genome:
- the LOC100501566 gene encoding uncharacterized protein LOC100501566, translated as MRLLRVATCNLNQWAMDFDTNLRNVKESIKRAKAAGAVIRVGPELELTGYGCEDHFLEQDTTAHAWECLKDILTGDYTDNILCSIGMPVIFNSVRYNCQVFCLNRKIIMIRPKMSLANDGNYREFRWFSAWTFKGEIVDFQLPVEVSEAISQDTVPFGYGYMRFIDVSLAAETCEELFTANAPRIDLALNGVEVFMNASGSHHQLRKLNLRIDSIRSATQTCGGVYMYANQQGCDGGRLYYGISKCRYLCSCRFFLCYLIHDVIIFSGLVQW; from the exons ATGAGGCTACTGCGGGTCGCCACGTGCAACCTCAACCAGTGGGCGATGGACTTCGACACCAACCTCCGCAACGTCAAGGAGTCCATCAAGCGCGCCAAGGCTGCTGGGGCCGTCATCCGCGTCGGCCCCGAGCTCGAGCTCACCGGCTACGGCTGCGAGGACCACTTCCTCGAGCAGGACACCACCGCCCACGC ATGGGAGTGCTTAAAGGACATTTTAACTGGGGACTATACGGACAACATCTTATGCAGCATAGGAATGCCAGTTATTTTCAATAGTGTGCGGTATAATTGCCAGGTCTTCTGCCTAAATCGTAAGATAATCATGATCCGACCAAAGATGTCCCTTGCAAATGATGGAAATTATCGGGAATTCCGTTGGTTTTCTGCTTGGACATTTAAAGGCGAGATTGTTGATTTTCAGCTCCCCGTTGAAGTCTCAGAGGCAATATCCCAGGATACGGTGCCTTTTGGTTATGGATACATGCGGTTTATAGATGT GTCTTTGGCTGCTGAAACCTGTGAAGAGCTCTTTACAGCAAACGCTCCTCGGATTGACTTAGCATTGAATGGTGTTGAGGTTTTCATGAATGCAAGTGGAAGCCACCATCAGTTAAGGAAGCTCAATCTTCGTATTGATTCCATAAGGAGTGCAACCCAAACATGTGGCGGTGTTTACATGTATGCTAATCAGCAGGGTTGCGATGGTGGCCGCCTTTATTACGGTATCTCAAAATGTCGTTATTTGTGCTCTTGCAGATTTTTTCTTTGTTATCTGATTCATGATGTAATTATATTTTCAGGCCTGGTGCAGTGGTGA